A section of the Armatimonadota bacterium genome encodes:
- a CDS encoding LON peptidase substrate-binding domain-containing protein: MAGPLDRSHQSSEELPLFLLETVLFPYATLQLHIFEARYLEMVQECRETGRPFGVVLIRDGREVGGSADPYMVGTSARILKVHEYDDGRLDLQVQGEGRFRIRSLDESRPFLVGRVEPVVEDDADESPRGYALLSRAQETFQLLIQHLLSKPNYSIEVVFPQDPEAFSFTIANLLRMDNRKKQLLLEITDTTERIASILPLLESQLAEVQEGGSQQAPVTIPGLSHETDIRRLSSHEIRDMLCNN, encoded by the coding sequence ATGGCTGGGCCCTTGGATCGCTCGCATCAATCGTCTGAGGAGCTGCCCCTGTTCCTGCTGGAGACCGTTCTCTTTCCTTACGCCACTCTGCAGCTTCATATCTTTGAGGCTCGTTACCTTGAAATGGTTCAAGAGTGCCGGGAAACCGGCCGCCCGTTTGGGGTCGTTCTGATTCGAGATGGGCGAGAAGTGGGAGGCTCCGCGGACCCCTACATGGTGGGTACTTCAGCCCGGATCTTGAAGGTCCACGAATACGACGACGGCCGGCTGGACCTTCAGGTACAAGGGGAGGGCCGATTCCGCATCCGCAGCCTGGACGAGTCGCGGCCGTTCTTGGTCGGGCGGGTGGAGCCGGTCGTCGAGGACGATGCCGACGAATCGCCGCGAGGCTATGCGCTGCTCTCCCGCGCCCAGGAGACCTTCCAACTGCTGATCCAGCACCTCTTGTCAAAGCCCAACTACAGCATCGAGGTGGTGTTTCCACAAGATCCCGAGGCGTTCTCGTTTACGATCGCCAATCTGCTCCGGATGGATAACCGAAAGAAGCAGCTCCTGCTGGAGATCACCGACACCACTGAGCGCATCGCCAGCATCCTTCCGCTCCTCGAAAGCCAGCTGGCGGAGGTTCAGGAGGGGGGTAGCCAGCAGGCGCCCGTCACGATCCCAGGGCTCTCGCACGAAACGGATATTCGGCGGCTCTCCTCACATGAAATCCGGGACATGCTTTGCAACAACTGA